From Montipora foliosa isolate CH-2021 chromosome 6, ASM3666993v2, whole genome shotgun sequence, a single genomic window includes:
- the LOC138007885 gene encoding uncharacterized protein, which produces MQYITVDQIIRMISSYGLGALIAKFDVEAAYRNIAVHPSDRYLLGMRWRKHYYVDLALPFGLRSAPYIFNSVADMVEWILLHTHNVSALLHYLDDFITAGPPDTNQCAENLATSIAVCRSLGLPLHPDKCIGPSTRLVVLGIELDSVAQVACLPSDKLLALQVLLQSWRNRRWCTRRELESLIGHLHHAAKVVWPGRTFLRRMINLLQCFRKRDHPIRLNSEFHLDLQWWLQFLSSWHGVYFWLFPGMSATPDLEVTSDASGSLGFGAYFNGEWFSGAWVSSQASHSIAYKELFPIIIAAHVWGPHFARRHVSTPGSVASSVHSTSSPGRIDWLSLERQCQFLLAHGLADSTRRSYASGQRKFVNFCAHLGKLHPSGSPCPTDEWTLCLFATFLAGSVQHSSIKVYLSAVRALHIEEGFPDPLVNCLRLQRVLRGIKRTQGSPEAQRLPITDHILMIIFRSLDLSIFDHCMFWAACNLAYFGFLRSAEFTVPNLASFTPALHLSVGDISVDSDANPSCLRVRIKASKTDPFRKGCFVHIGRGRFPLCALQAVLAYLAVRGNSGGPLFLFQDGRPLTRAVLTARLREILAGAGVSGNFSSHSFRIGAATVAARNGIPDHLIQALGRWCSSAYQSYIRTPSESLASLSSHLASGSVGS; this is translated from the exons ATGCAATACATCACGGTTGATCAGATCATTCGTATGATCTCAAGCTATGGCTTAGGTGCCCTGATTGCTAAATTCGATGTTGAGGCAGCCTACCGCAACATAGCTGTCCATCCATCTGATCGATATCTCTTGGGTATGAGATGGCGGAAGCACTATTATGTTGATTTAGCGTTACCATTTGGCCTCCGCTCTGCTCCTTATATTTTCAATTCTGTGGCGGACATGGTGGAGTGGATTCTCCTACATACACACAATGTTTCTGCGCTGTTACATTATTTAGACGATTTTATTACTGCAGGACCGCCAGATACTAACCAATGTGCTGAGAACTTAGCCACTTCCATAGCTGTTTGCCGTTCCTTAGGACTTCCACTCCACCCGGATAAGTGCATTGGCCCGTCCACGCGTTTAGTTGTTTTGGGCATTGAGTTAGACTCAGTGGCTCAGGTGGCCTGCCTCCCCTCGGACAAGCTCCTTGCTTTACAGGTGCTGCTGCAGTCGTGGCGGAATCGTCGCTGGTGTACTCGGCGCGAACTGGAGTCCCTCATTGGCCACTTACATCATGCCGCCAAGGTCGTGTGGCCCGGTCGTACCTTCCTGCGTCGTATGATCAATCTGCTCCAGTGTTTTCGTAAACGGGACCATCCAATCCGCCTGAATTCTGAATTTCACCTGGATCTTCAGTGGTGGCTTCAGTTTTTGTCCTCTTGGCATGGCGTCTATTTTTGGTTGTTTCCCGGCATGTCGGCCACCCCTGACCTCGAAGTTACATCGGACGCATCCGGTTCCCTTGGCTTTGGTGCTTACTTCAATGGGGAGTGGTTCAGCGGCGCATGGGTTTCTTCTCAAGCCTCTCACTCTATCGCCTATAAAGAGTTGTTCCCGATTATCATTGCCGCTCATGTTTGGGGGCCCCACTTCGCCAGGCGCCAT GTTAGCACCCCAGGCTCAGTCGCTTCCAGTGTCCATTCCACCTCATCTCCTGGAAGAATTGATTGGCTCTCATTAGAGCGGCAGTGCCAGTTCCTGTTAGCCCATGGTTTGGCTGACTCCACCCGGAGATCTTACGCATCTGGCCAGAGGAAATTTGTCAACTTCTGTGCGCATTTGGGCAAGTTGCATCCCAGTGGCTCCCCGTGCCCCACCGATGAATGGACATTGTGCCTCTTTGCCACTTTTCTGGCGGGATCGGTTCAGCACTCTTCGATTAAAGTTTACCTTTCAGCAGTTCGTGCCCTGCATATCGAAGAAGGCTTCCCAGACCCTCTGGTGAACTGTCTACGTTTGCAGCGAGTTCTTCGTGGGATCAAACGGACCCAAGGTTCCCCTGAGGCTCAGCGCCTTCCTATTACGGATCACATTTTGATGATCATCTTTAGGTCTTTGGATTTATCAATTTTCGACCACTGCATGTTTTGGGCCGCCTGCAACCTAGCATATTTCGGCTTCCTCCGATCTGCTGAATTTACTGTTCCTAATTTGGCTAGTTTCACCCCGGCACTCCACTTAAGTGTCGGTGACATTTCGGTAGACTCTGACGCCAATCCTTCCTGCCTGCGCGTGCGGATTAAAGCCTCCAAGACTGACCCTTTTCGGAAAGGCTGCTTTGTCCACATTGGCCGGGGACGCTTTCCTCTGTGCGCCCTTCAAGCTGTTTTGGCCTATTTGGCTGTGAGAGGGAACTCGGGTGGCcctctctttcttttccaggATGGTCGGCCCCTAACTCGCGCTGTCCTCACTGCTCGTCTCAGAGAAATCCTTGCTGGAGCGGGTGTGTCAGGCAATTTCTCCAGTCACAGTTTTCGCATTGGTGCGGCCACGGTGGCAGCTCGCAACGGCATCCCCGATCACCTTATTCAGGCCTTGGGTCGTTGGTGTAGTTCAGCTTACCAGTCGTACATTCGCACTCCATCCGAGTCATTGGCTTCCCTCTCTTCTCATCTCGCGTCTGGCTCAGTTGGCTCGTGA